tgatttttataaattattaatcaattcaaagtttttttttttaattttatacacaaagaaaaaacaaattgcatttaaaaaagaaaattttaccctcataaatttaatttaaaatttttctagacaattaaatttatgaagctaaattttatttttaatttttctattttacttttttaaatccGTCGCTTTTTGCAGATTCATCATACTAAAATCCGGGTCCTGTTTGTATTCTATGTaaacagaaataaattttttaatctttactataattttaaaaaaatttacaagtaaTAAATTACCTTCTGAATGATGGTCCATTTGATACATGTCACCAAGCAGACGCGCGATTGGTATTTCCCCAATAGTCTCGCGGAAAAACAATAATTCAACAGTCGATGGTTTCACAACATGTAGCATGGGTAGAGATAATAGAAATCTACCGAAACGCTCCGGTTGTCGAGGATAACGTGACCTTATGTAGTCATTTAGGATACATTGGGCTTGATCTTGAAGCATTTCAACAGGCTTCGGGTCTGTCAGTCCTTTTGTTTCTGTGGAAAATTATCCATAAataagtaaacaaataattcaaaccTTTACACttgaattttgtaaattttttttaaattaatacctGGCCTGAATAAAACAATGGCTTTCATGCAACCGCATTCCCCACCATCAGGCGACAATTGACGAAACCGTGACATGATGTCCTAAAAATTGATGcaagataatattgaaaattaatttcatacgTTGATATATAAAAagggtaattatttaaaagtggAGTCAATCccattttgggccataactaggtgaaaaattaaaattttttaatttttttttattccgcttggttttacggcgcatttattataagaaatgtcgtgaaaggaaataataaagattcCGATAGCTTTTTTCCctttaaaagttggaaaaaatattggctttcatgtttttggatataatttcttttttatctttttttgatgtttatgatatatatatatatttttttttttgaaaagtacataaaaaacgaacaattaaaaaaaaaaaaaatttatcagaaaaaaaattttataattttgctaCATAAGGAAATGTTGTAATATGAGCcgatttatataattaatattctgatttatattttcttcaaaatatttgTACTCTAATGTCGAATTAtctatttgtattaaataaggGCTAGTGCTTACTACAATTATTTTACGTATAACTTTTTCCTTGTTCTTCtcataaaatttagaattacgctataaattaaatactcaATCTCTAacgcacagaaaaaaaaaaaatgtttttgaatcaagtatataattttgaagaacttaatattcttgatttgagtagaaaaattcttgatttaaggaaatttttcttgacaaggaaattttacttgatttaagaatttttcgtcttgattcaataCAATTaccttcttcaaaattatatttttggttcaagaatttttctcttgaatcaaattaattttcttttcagtgtgggtattttaatgaaattaccATGTATATGTTTGCCATTCGGCCAATGCCTTggcattaaattaatttaaataaataaaataaaaaaataaaaacatggcCTAGAATGGGATTGAcctcacttgtaaataattaccataaaaagtaataaaaaattacttgtatGGTATTAAGTTCTTGTCTTGAAGTTTCATCAGGAAGCCTTCTGCGAACTTGTTCATCATCGAGTAATGCCGTGATATCCCAAGAAACTGACCACTGGGCTAGATGTAAAAGAAACAACTGCGTCCAAGTTTGCTGCAGCAGACCAAGCTGGTCATCTTTAAATAAAGTTTGAAAGGGTACTAAACATCGGACCCATTTTACTGCCATGAATAATAGTCTCGCCGTCGTTTcctataattcaaaaatattttgtttcaagttaagatttatttatagatattttcTGACGTAagtcattgaaaattttcagattatTGGCTATCCTGTTtaatacaacaattttttttcctctaatttttcataatattgtTAGCCTGTATTTTCTCTCCAGGCATAAACAATTCATGAAGAGAATTACAGGCTAACATAacaatattatgaaaaattagagGAAAAAAAGTTGTTGTATTAGACTGGACAGCCAataatctgaaaattttcaatgactTACGTCagaaaatatctttaaaatattaaaacgagtttttagaaaaataaatattaagatttattattataaattaaattaataaataaattacctgAAGTATTTCCCAAGTAGGACTGAAATTGGGCAGCGGTCTTGTAGGACTGTGACTCGCTTCAGTCTCCAATCGGTCTAGTGTCTCGTCCGGCTGCAACCGAGTGTCCCATACAAACTccttttatcaataaataatcaacACAGACACCGTGTTTTAATGAACAATAagcaattttttgacaaataccTGGCATTTTTCGGCAGACATTAGTATCTGAAACAACGGAGGCTGTTGTCCCAGTGCGACCGTCGCCGAGTGATAGAGACCCGGATTAGGTGGTGGTAGTTGCAGAGGAAATGACACCGGTGATGTAGCATCACTCGGTGGTGGTGGTTTTTGCATCAGCGATGCTACTTGTGGAAACGGGACGTACCTCAATCTTCTCAGAGGATTGTCACTGAAAACAAATCTtcatttcaatataaatatgaatatttttcaagtattGGGTTCCCAAAAAATAAAGTTcttaatattgaatttaaattaaaaaaaaagtgtgtgtGTACTTATGTACGCACGTtagaagttatacttctttgaCGTGACAAGATAAAAatctttctaaatattttatctatcgCGTTATCCTACGTTTGTAGAAAAAACGACactaataatagaaaaaaaggtatttaatacattgaaagttttattataacgCATTGTCtagttaaataaagtttatttaaatatcataaaaaaattatttctacataatcaaaaaaatctggaaatcggttgaccgtGCAGGCCAACCCTAGAACTTCCTGCTAAGTTTGCATTTCAAGCACgttaaaatgtgttttttgattaatatttgagcttttcaagctcaaagcgcagtttttcacattttgagCTCCTCGAGCTccaaatgtatttattaaacaactgtaacttttgaatgcgtcgttcgattttgttttttgaaaaagcATTCGGTGTAGTTTTTAAAGcacaaaaagaaaatgtaCAAGTTTTTATTGATCGGTTGAAGAAACTggaaaatatcttaaaaaaataccgaaaaaaaaattttgtgaatttctaaacaactataacttttaaatgcgtcgttcgattttcattttaaaaaaagtattggacgcagtttttaagcaaaaaaaaatgtatacgtTATATGTttcattatgattttttcgtacgctttaaagttatttttaaaaaacataaaaattcaaattttttttttaatttcttcggaATGGCTGGATGAATTAACTCTTaaatctaatcagatctaCGTTTTAATagaccctttcgaatgacgtGTCGTAGAActcaatcggttgattcgtttttgagaaaccgtacgacaaaaatttattgacacacacacacacggccGGACACCTCGGTGGGAATAATCAGAATGGCTTTTTGGGACCTTAAAACGTGGACATCCGATGAAAAATCGGaccgaaatcaataacttcccattaataaaaattttcaattttcttagcgggaagttaaaaatatatatttatatgaaatatcgTGAATACAGTACCCAGTTCTCACGCAAACGTACGTAGatgtacttatttttattttgttggtaaatttttttttttaaaaaactaaaatgttgAGTAGCTAACTTCAGGGTGTCGGTTTTTCGTGACGCCGTGGTCGCGTATCGTAAAAATTTACCCTCATCATTTTTACCTAACGCGCcaaaagaagtataacttcaaaaattttaataataaaaatgaaaatatgtCTTGTTTTGGAGAAATTTTCTGGGAGCccaaaaaataagtaactgaaaaaaataaaaaaaaataaaataattacctatGAATAGGAAATAAATGAGAAGGACGGTCACGTCGATTACGATCATGATGTCCAGCAGCACCGATTGGTTGCAGAGGATTAACTACTGAGCTATGATGAGACAGCAAGTGGGCTGTGTTTAAATCAACCCTTGCGTCATGATGAACTGGCGTCCCAGAATGTGATGACAGAGGTGACACCATGGCTGATTGCTGATGATGTTTGTCAGACATTATTGACGGATGTGGCTTAGGCTTTCTGGGTCCTCGTTCGTGTTGTACTgctaaacatttatttatttcattcattcattatttatttatttatttactggcTGACAATCGCCCGATTCGCTAAAtttgtttatgttttttagtaagacaatttttttggttcacttcaaaattatattaatcttaaaaatatcaaattagtcaattaataattattaataaaattatttcattttgaattttaatctaaaaattagaataaatttttttattaaaactctttaaaatgtttacttatttttagtttgataaAGTAAAgctgttaaattaaaaattatttaataattaaatatcattaaataaataacgaaaaaagtcattggatttttttttaatctatattattaagagaataagaaaaattttgtgtccagggtagtcatataataaaatcggtttttttagtgaaatttagtgtcattgcaaaggtcttgatttgaatttgtgccttttcaaggtttcatatcattctcaccgatagtcaatttattatgataagtatttaggctgcattcgaaaatgctttatctttagacacataattaagaaatgaccttgtatcttgtgaactattgacatttttaaagatataagctcatcccgacattacactcatcaagacctttcatttgagtacccacatcaatttttgatatatttatatatgttatatatatgtatatatgaaaaatatatcaaaatgcatgtgggtactcaaatgaaagctcttgaagagtgtaacatcaggatgagcttatatctttaatatatatatctttaatatatatatatatatatatatatatatatatatgctgctatatatatatatatatatatatatatatatatatatatattatttaaatatatatttttaattctattaaaaatttttaaccagaacaaatcattttcaaaatattgaaatgGTGCATGAAATATCAGTTAaagggtaaaaataaaatataaatattgtcaCATTTTAAGCTAacattaactaaaaataactgCAATTATATTGTGAATTGTATTTGCTTTTGATATCTTAATGATATTTTATGTCctttatcaatatattttataaaatagttgaaaaatcataaaaatatgacTGACTCAGCCTGTAAATTTTATGGTTTGATACTACGAAACATCTTATTCAccaaattttgttgtaaatttgaTGTGTTAACAAATTTGcaccaaattttttgtataattatcgATATTTCAGTTCGTAAAagcgaaaatttgaaaaaataaatatacatgaGCCTGTAACTTTGttgtttttgatgatataaaaaaattgacaggaacttttttatagaatattaAAAGTACTACAAATTTGctatttaacatttttgtcTAACTCTTAcagtttagataaaaaatgcaaaaaaccggaaatttgaatttcaaagcTATGTAacaaatcaaatattaaagataGAAATTCGactcaaaagaattttttgtactaaatttaataataaacaaggTCCATCCattcgtttttttaaaaaataatttcatcatAGTTTGCAAGACAAAAAACTAATGAAAAATCATGTttcccatgttatttaaacGGAAAAACTTTAAGTTCGATGGAGGACATCTTagaattggaattttgagctccgcttttaacagaagcttttTTGGCACATCTTCTAAGATATTTtggattaagagaaaaaaaaaatatcgttttttttttgtcacaccctaatatatatatatgtatatatgaaaaatatataaaatgcatgtgggcactcaaatgaaagctcttgatgagtataacttcgggatgagcttatatctttaaaaacgtcaatagttaagaaaatacagtgcaatttaacaaaagtcattatttaatgaagcaaaattttatttgtttatagttcacaagtcacggtagtttcatagtgactgcaaggttgctagttctaaatgaatgaaaattgaaaagaatacatttttttttaaagattaaaaaaaaactcttcaTTAGTAgtatagatttatttatttatttttaccatctGCAAACAATTGTCTAgtctttaattaattgtatttatagaataaaatataaattaactatGTGGTGGTAGCCAGACCATAACAATTGGTGAAAATTAACCgtaatagttttatttattgggGTAAGtacttctatatatatatatacaatgtAGACATTTACTGTATATAAGATAGATTGTATGTTGTGTGCGTGATCAGTCACATCAGGTGGATTAGGATCAGAAGAGAAATCAACTGATGTAGAAATGACGAGCTGACTGAGCTGGAAAACATCATGAGGGACAAATGTGTGTATAAGTGGGTGGGTGGATTGATGTTGGGGTGCTTGGATAATCGAGGGGCGAAGGAAAGAGGCGGGCGAGAAATTTACGGGAtagaaaataaagtttatagATGTAATAAGTGTTATATAGTAGCACGGACCATCACGAGATCTTCGGGCATAGCCTCGCTAAGGCAAGAGGGTATGTCAGATGTGTGTTGGCCAAAGTTGTATTCTATTCGAGGGGGATTCGCCGACTTACTCTATCTCAAGCTCCCTTTATCTCGTGGTTCTGATCCTCTACCGCCGTACACCACTGGGTAGCTGGCACATCATCATTAATGAGCCTGAGTGGTGAACACCTGGCTGTTCCCACGTTCGCACTCCAAACGGGAGTTCAGCTCTAGATATTCTACGAGGAAAATCTTCAAATCCTCTGATGCTTGACCACATTGCTGGGATgtgtattttgtttttataaattacaactaatacacagagaaaaaaaaatttacttgaatcaagtaaataattttgaaaaattttatcttcttgatttgagtagaaaaattcttaaactaagaaatttttcttggtccAAGTAAGCTTTACTTggattaaagaatttttcgtcttgatccaagacaatgaaacttttcaaaattattttcttggtttaagaatttttctcttgattcaacttaattttttttctgggtAAGAATTCACAGAAAATACTtaacagtaaaatttattaagattcTGGTTATTTTTTAGTGATCCAAATTAAACACATTAAAGTTAACAAAATATGatgtgaaaaattataaaagctaatatttataactagctgttactcgcccgctccgctgggtgCTTTaaagaattgcatttttaaatctagacttgaaatttaattagagtattcttttgacttgcacagattcccaattctatcgaattggcatgcaccttttatccatgtgattattctagttaatattcattgtaactttcaatgtacaataattataacaatcccgtgtctttcttacaaaaatcaataataattgatatgcaaaaaacaatttttaatgaccattgaaagtttcaattaaagaaaatgcaggtctcataagtgaagaaatctgcctcgtatacatatatgtaaacataaccaatagaattaaatagtatattacacatctagggcagtaaaataagaaatgtctcagatcacatgtaattgttgtccgaggcgaagccgaggtcaataaacatgtgatctgaagctttcttattttactgccctagatgtgtaatatactattaaacaaatgacaatcgaatagaataaatttagttacaataaaaattcattatttctaagtcaaaaaaatataggtttcagataagtaatcaccaacatatcatacactaaaaccttctccgaaatacgctgcatcttatggtataagtattattccgatcagTTGAGTAGTTTTCGCAatataaccggacaaaaaaaccggctctccatttattagtgtagatttaataattaaaaaaatttatttgtagcggctactatagtaaataactactctttaaaaaatatccttCCAAAACGTAAAAAGAACTAAGTCAATAACTATAATTTCGTTTTTATtattgcgtttaaaatttactagtTTACCTTCTATATTTTGACTTTGGCtagattaaaatctaaaattcttACTATGAAAATTTAGTTACCTTTCTTGATATTTGTGACATATCAtacgataattttttacatgcgAAATGATAAACATTAAAGTTAGAAGTATTAATCATTATACTTAAACTTTTTCGACATTTACATCGCTTttattactgtttaaaattttatttttttaaatagcttttactattaattgattactatttgttataaatccattattatttattatagtttagttttttttccGTCCAGTtagttgattttttcaataaaaaaatgagtgataaaaaaaatgtattatttatttcaaagacGATTCGAtagttgattaataaataggCAAAgaatctgaaaaataaaaaaaataaacaagacATTGAATACGATGCTAAAACAAACAAGGCTTGAAAAAATATAGACAGAATAGAAGAAGTAAAAAGCAATTACTAGACGATAGTTGccatgataaataaaaataactattctATTATAAACCGAATGTTGAGATGTGAAACCCTGTGGGTGTTTTCTTTAATCGAGTACCCTAGCTCCCGTGATTAGTACAAACATTCGTGGATCATCCTGTTtttctttatctttatttctttttgGCCGCtctaaatatcaatttttgccCATTGTTTCTACAATCCaaacacagacacacacatgCACTAAAAATAAGCTTCAAATGTGTGTATGTTGACGTATACTATAATATAACAGCTTCCATCGAATTAGAGGCGGCCAACTGTAAACTGTAAACGCCTCAAAACATTTTACACGAGATGTCGGACGAACGGTCAAAGACTCTACCCAACTTGCAACAAAGTTCACGCCTGTACCACTGTTGAGACCGAGCAGAGGGTCTGGATCAACTTTCAAGAAACAACAACTTCAAAGTGTCCAAGTTACCCAACACACTCAACATTTgcatgataaattttattgttcttgttagcaaaataaattttaagtataatttttttttttttaattacatattattattactagcaaccttgcagccactatgtgactgccgtgacttgtgaactgtaaataaataaaattttgttttatttaataatgacttttgttgattgcactgtactttcttaacgattgtcatttttaaagatataagctcatcccgacgctgcattcatcaagagctttcattggagtacccacatgcatttttaatatatttttcatacatacatatatatataatatatataaatatttaaaaaattgatgtgggtactcaaatgaaagctctcgatgagtgcaatGTCGGGATGATcgtatatctttaaaaatgtaaatagttcacgagatgcaaggtcatttcttaataattggcatttttaaagatatgagctcatcccgatgttacactcatcaagagctttaatttgagtatccacatgcattttcatatatttttcatatatacatatacataaatatataaaatatatgaaaaattgatatgggtactcaaatgaaaagtctcgatgagtataatgtcaaggtgagcttatatctttagaaatgagatagagatagagcattttcgaatgcagcctaaatactatcataataaattgactatcggt
This genomic interval from Cotesia glomerata isolate CgM1 linkage group LG1, MPM_Cglom_v2.3, whole genome shotgun sequence contains the following:
- the LOC123265008 gene encoding protein dissatisfaction-like isoform X3; this encodes MPTGERLLDIACNVCGDRSSGKHYGIYSCDGCSGFFKRSIHSNRDYSCKAHGSKQGCCPIDKTHRNQCRACRLKKCFEAGMNKDAVQHERGPRKPKPHPSIMSDKHHQQSAMVSPLSSHSGTPVHHDARVDLNTAHLLSHHSSVVNPLQPIGAAGHHDRNRRDRPSHLFPIHRFVFSDNPLRRLRYVPFPQVASLMQKPPPPSDATSPVSFPLQLPPPNPGLYHSATVALGQQPPLFQILMSAEKCQPDETLDRLETEASHSPTRPLPNFSPTWEILQETTARLLFMAVKWVRCLVPFQTLFKDDQLGLLQQTWTQLFLLHLAQWSVSWDITALLDDEQVRRRLPDETSRQELNTIQDIMSRFRQLSPDGGECGCMKAIVLFRPETKGLTDPKPVEMLQDQAQCILNDYIRSRYPRQPERFGRFLLSLPMLHVVKPSTVELLFFRETIGEIPIARLLGDMYQMDHHSEEYKQDPDFSMMNLQKATDLKK
- the LOC123265008 gene encoding protein dissatisfaction-like isoform X1, with the translated sequence MPTGERLLDIACNVCGDRSSGKHYGIYSCDGCSGFFKRSIHSNRDYSCKAHGSKQGCCPIDKTHRNQCRACRLKKCFEAGMNKDAVQHERGPRKPKPHPSIMSDKHHQQSAMVSPLSSHSGTPVHHDARVDLNTAHLLSHHSSVVNPLQPIGAAGHHDRNRRDRPSHLFPIHRFVFSDNPLRRLRYVPFPQVASLMQKPPPPSDATSPVSFPLQLPPPNPGLYHSATVALGQQPPLFQILMSAEKCQEFVWDTRLQPDETLDRLETEASHSPTRPLPNFSPTWEILQETTARLLFMAVKWVRCLVPFQTLFKDDQLGLLQQTWTQLFLLHLAQWSVSWDITALLDDEQVRRRLPDETSRQELNTIQDIMSRFRQLSPDGGECGCMKAIVLFRPETKGLTDPKPVEMLQDQAQCILNDYIRSRYPRQPERFGRFLLSLPMLHVVKPSTVELLFFRETIGEIPIARLLGDMYQMDHHSEEYKQDPDFSMMNLQKATDLKK
- the LOC123265008 gene encoding protein dissatisfaction-like isoform X2 encodes the protein MPTGERLLDIACNVCGDRSSGKHYGIYSCDGCSGFFKRSIHSNRDYSCKAHGSKQGCCPIDKTHRNQCRACRLKKCFEAGMNKDAVQHERGPRKPKPHPSIMSDKHHQQSAMVSPLSSHSGTPVHHDARVDLNTAHLLSHHSSVVNPLQPIGAAGHHDRNRRDRPSHLFPIHSDNPLRRLRYVPFPQVASLMQKPPPPSDATSPVSFPLQLPPPNPGLYHSATVALGQQPPLFQILMSAEKCQEFVWDTRLQPDETLDRLETEASHSPTRPLPNFSPTWEILQETTARLLFMAVKWVRCLVPFQTLFKDDQLGLLQQTWTQLFLLHLAQWSVSWDITALLDDEQVRRRLPDETSRQELNTIQDIMSRFRQLSPDGGECGCMKAIVLFRPETKGLTDPKPVEMLQDQAQCILNDYIRSRYPRQPERFGRFLLSLPMLHVVKPSTVELLFFRETIGEIPIARLLGDMYQMDHHSEEYKQDPDFSMMNLQKATDLKK